A section of the Lepus europaeus isolate LE1 chromosome 19, mLepTim1.pri, whole genome shotgun sequence genome encodes:
- the ZIM2 gene encoding zinc finger imprinted 2, translating into MMHVTEVLDILRNPHIFHLHDQEENPETIHRRNLEAENISHKIFKYFQYLSMTGPHQAVSQIQELYWQWLQPETHTKEQIIDQLVLEQFLTTLPEEILAWVRSKQPKNSKEAGTLVEIFIQAHGENGFLAQDSDLAEKKNTTILESVQPTGPQELVTFQDVFVDFSPEEMSYLTAAQRKLHREVTLENYRNLVSFGYQFAKPDIISYLEEEESRTIEEGSNAGIEEESHAVEEGSSAVRCQGYEKKPETKELIPERNLAIERSSLVEMENPAIGNFLHECLEESSIDDPSELHQHRQKKILIPVTMSDPKIPQERSQSSDECERSCNRIEQSEYLLEKNPQECTTFGMCTRPQTVNRPTCDLCKRTFTTRGALVRHEQIHSGKKPYECKQCGEAFYLMPHLIRHQRTHFGRKRSQCSEGRKSLIQNGNACGQVRIHSQEDYYECFQCGKAFIQNVHLFQHLKAHEAAKPIPSEFPCNKTYLIRYQRKHDYVGKRACQCCHCGKAFSQISHLIQHYRIHAQEKPYQCQLCGKCFSLPSYLTHHYQLHFQEKPSGWNDC; encoded by the exons ATGATGCATGTGACAGAAGTTTTGGATATCTTGAGGAATCCTCATATCTTTCATCTGCATGATCAAGAGGAGAATCCAGAAACTATCcataggagaaacctagaggctGAAAATATTTCTCATAAGATATTTAAGTATTTTCAGTACTTATCGATGACTGGACCTCACCAAGCTGTAAGCCAAATCCAAGAACTCTACTGGCAGTGGCTACAGCCAGAGACACACACTAAGGAGCAAATAATAGATCAACTGGTGTTGGAGCAGTTTCTGACCACCTTGCCAGAGGAGATTCTGGCATGGGTGAGGTCAAAACAGCCCAAGAACAGCAAGGAGGCAGGAACCTTGGTGGAAATTTTCATCCAGGCACATGGGGAGAATg GTTTCCTTGCCCAGGACTCTGATCTTgcagaaaaaaagaacacaaccATATTAGAAAGTGTACAACCTACTGGGCCCCAG GAGCTGGTGACCTTCCAGGATGTGTTCGTGGACTTCAGTCCAGAGGAGATGAGCTACCTTACTGCTGCTCAGAGGAAGCTCCACCGAGAGGTGACACTGGAGAATTACCGGAACCTGGTCTCCTTTG GGTACCAATTTGCTAAACCTGACATTATCTCATACTTGGAGGAGGAAGAGTCACGCACAATTGAAGAAGGTAGCAATGCAGGGATAGAGGAAGAGTCACATGCTGTGGAAGAAGGCAGCAGTGCAGTGAGATGTCAAG gTTATGAGAAGAAACCTGAAACCAAAGAACTAATTCCAGAACGAAACCTAGCTATAGAACGATCGTCATTGGTAGAAATGGAGAATCCAGCAATAGGTAACTTCTTGCATGAATGTCTAGAAGAGTCTTCCATTGATGATCCATCAGAATTGCACCAGCACAGACAGAAGAAAATTTTGATTCCTGTAACAATGAGTGATCCCAAGATCCCTCAGGAAAGAAGCCAGAGCAGTGATGAATGTGAGAGAAGCTGTAACCGTATTGAGCAATCAGAGTATCTTCTAGAAAAGAATCCCCAAGAATGTACTACTTTTGGAATGTGTACCAGACCGCAGACAGTGAACAGACCCACATGTGATCTTTGCAAAAGAACCTTTACCACCCGAGGAGCCCTTGTGAGACATGAGCAGATCCATTCTGGgaagaaaccctatgaatgtaaacAATGTGGCGAGGCCTTCTATCTGATGCCACACCTCATCAGACATCAGAGGACTCATTTTGGTAGGAAGCGCTCTCAGTGCAGTGAAGGTAGAAAGTCTCTCATCCAGAATGGAAATGCCTGTGGACAAGTGAGAATTCATAGTCAAGAGGACTACTATGAATGTTTTCAGTGTGGCAAAGCTTTTATTCAGAATGTGCATCTTTTTCAACATCTCAAAGCCCATGAGGCAGCAAAACCCATTCCTTCTGAGTTTCCCTGCAACAAGACATATTTAATTCGCTATCAGCGGAAACATGACTATGTTGGAAAGAGAGCCTGCCAGTGTTGTCACTGTGGCAAAGCCTTCAGTCAGATTTCACATCTCATTCAGCATTAT